The DNA region CGACGCGCTTGGCGCTGAAGAAAACGACCTCGTTGAGCAGTCGCACGTCTCGGCACCAGTTGCACATGGCGCGCGTTCGTGGTGGCGATGCGGCGGGTTTGAGCGCGATGCCGACGGGGTCGGCGTCCAGTCGCGGAAGTACGACGTACGCGCGTCGGGCGAAGGTCGAGTCGCGCCAACCGAGGTAATCGAGGTCGTCCCAGTCGTACTCGGTGAGATCGTCGAAGCCCTCCGGCAATGACATCTCTTTCACCTCGCGGCGTGAGGCGTTCACGAAGGAGGAGCGGATGAGTTTTTCGGTGAGTGGTTGCATGAGTAAGCCTTCCGATGGTGCGCCCGCGGCGCGCCGGGTGTGAGGGGTCGCCAAAATAGCCGTGCTGGGCAGCGGACTGCGGGCACGGCCGGGGCGGCCTAGCTACTCACCGTCGGCGAGGGCTTCGCCGACGACCTCCTGGCGTTGGGAGTACAACTCGCGGAAACTCACGGATCCCACCGTACGCTTTCGGGCCACTGGATGCGGATCGAATTTCGAGCGGTGGCGTCGCGCCCGCCCTTCGGGGCGAGCCCGTCTCGATCGCGGGGGCTTAGGGTAGGGAGATGACGCTGTGTATCGCGCAG from Cumulibacter soli includes:
- a CDS encoding FBP domain-containing protein — protein: MQPLTEKLIRSSFVNASRREVKEMSLPEGFDDLTEYDWDDLDYLGWRDSTFARRAYVVLPRLDADPVGIALKPAASPPRTRAMCNWCRDVRLLNEVVFFSAKRVGPAGRRGDTVGTLICRDFECSRNARNDPPAPYEGYDKAAARVRRIEDLQLKVAGFAEMLIAGR